A segment of the Bacillus pseudomycoides genome:
TTCTCCTTATTTCCATTACATAAAATGTATATTCACTATCCAGTCTAATACTTTATTTTAATAAAACTCTTATCATGAAATATAAACGATTCGTCAGTCTAAATCTTTATTTTAGTTAATTAGAAAAATACGAATAGCAATATCCAAGTAGACCAAGGATGTTCAGTCTAAAACATTTTTTAAACTGAACAAATAACAGTCTTTTTGTTTTGTATAAAAGTAAGAAAACTTTCCCTATGTCTAAACGTAATAGTGAGAAGAATAAATGAATGGAAAAATGCCCTTTGCATAGGGCATTTTTTACATTGATGGCTTCATAATCTCCTGCATAATCCCACCTATGCTCATTAAAGCGGTAGTAATTATAAACAATATAATAACAAGTATGATAATTTTCCTTTTATGTAATCCAGTTAAAATATATAATCCAATTCCTAAAACAATGTAGTACCAAATAGCGAATATATCTATCCTTTGCGCCATCGCATGTAAGATGAGATTGTTGGTTAGTAAGGGAGCTAAACTCGTATAGGAAAATTGATAATCTCCTAGTAAAACAGCAATAGTTCCATTCAATAACATACCGAGTTTCATAATGAATACGGAATAGAGTGTAACGCAAAGTAAATCTTTGTACGTTGTATCGATTCCAAAAAATATCATGATGTTTTTGTAGAAAATAGGGACGCAAAACACAGATATAATTCCGCTAATTACAGCAAAGCCGAAAGTAGTTAAGAAAGTAATATGAGTAGGAAGTTGAAAAGTCGAATTATCATTCATTTGTTTTATCGCAGGATTATTTAGTGTGACATATGAGATAAGGGCGCTCGTAATAATTGTTAAAAGCAAAATAATGATTAATGGTGGGATAATGGGCTTTTGTGTACGCATCCTTTGGAATTGTAGTGTAGGTGAAGTGATCATGTTGAATA
Coding sequences within it:
- a CDS encoding Yip1 family protein; its protein translation is METNTALNDDLTKKPSIFNMITSPTLQFQRMRTQKPIIPPLIIILLLTIITSALISYVTLNNPAIKQMNDNSTFQLPTHITFLTTFGFAVISGIISVFCVPIFYKNIMIFFGIDTTYKDLLCVTLYSVFIMKLGMLLNGTIAVLLGDYQFSYTSLAPLLTNNLILHAMAQRIDIFAIWYYIVLGIGLYILTGLHKRKIIILVIILFIITTALMSIGGIMQEIMKPSM